CTGTTCATTTTAACAGAGCATTGGAGCTACTATTTTTGTCAAGCCCCCCTATACTAAAATTTTTAAAAAACATCATTTTTATACGCTTATGATATAGTTGCGCTCTTATTATAAAAATAGAGGGGGACGGGTCCTCAATCTACAGGTGTTAAAATTTTTTATTTAATTCGTACTCTATACTACTAATCAATTCTTTTGTATAATATCCTTCGCGCAATCTATGTTGTTGTATACGGACATTACTCTGTAATTGCCCATATTGAGATTTTGAAATGGCCATAATGCTATTATTGAGTTCTTCCAAAATGTCTAATGTTAATCCACATTTATTATTGTTTAACCATATGCCAACATTAGAATTAGTGTCGGCTATAGGAATAATTCCTGAAGCTAAATAAAGACTTAACTTATATTGCCAATTATATTTTTCATACGTTTTAAACTTGGTATTATCGATCCCATCTGAATCCCATAACAACCCATACCCAGTGTTTAATTTTGAAATAAGTGTGTCATTATCAAACTGCCCCATATATTCAAGATTGGTTGGAAGCGTAAAATCTAAGTTACTGCCAAAGATATGCATATATACGTCATTGATATTTTCTAAAAATCCAGCCTTAATAAAGGAAATATTACCAGCATAATTAACAGTATGTGAAAAAGTAGGATAATTGATTGGTGTATTAGTCAAAAAATCAAACGGATCGGTTTGAATAACTACAGGCACATTCAATCCATTATTGGTCAGTACCTCTCTTGCTAATTTACTAGGAAGAGTTATAACATCAAATTGATTTAATAATTCTATATCCCTCTCTAAAGTAGTATGTAGGCCTCTTAGACTGTTTAGGTCATGTACTATGGCTATAACAGAGCACTTATTCATATGTGCTTTCCTTATTAAGTCTACTTGAAAATCAGATGTAATATAAAGCGGATACTGAAAATAAATTACGGAATTTGGTTCTACAATATCCATTACCTTATTGTTAATATCAGGAAACTCTGTTAATTGAGAATTGAACATAGGATAATTAATTTTCTCAAATAATAATTTAGATGTCAGAATATCACTTATATCACGGCGTGGTTTTATTGAACCATCATATGAAGTACGTAATTTTGGTGTTAAAATATAATTTTTCATGAATATTTCTCCTACATTTAAGTTGAAAGAGAGAAACTAAGCTTTTTTAACGATGCTAGAGTATACTTAGTCGGCCTTCTTATAATCTGCATTTTTAGGATTATCATCATGTTGCATTTTAGTCATTATTAACTATCCTCCATGATCGATCTAGTACGTACATCCACCTCTTACTTGAATGTGGGTTATTAATTTAAAAGATTCTATCAACTAGATATGGGTATAT
This sequence is a window from Streptococcus macedonicus ACA-DC 198. Protein-coding genes within it:
- a CDS encoding Glycosyltransferase, with the translated sequence MKNYILTPKLRTSYDGSIKPRRDISDILTSKLLFEKINYPMFNSQLTEFPDINNKVMDIVEPNSVIYFQYPLYITSDFQVDLIRKAHMNKCSVIAIVHDLNSLRGLHTTLERDIELLNQFDVITLPSKLAREVLTNNGLNVPVVIQTDPFDFLTNTPINYPTFSHTVNYAGNISFIKAGFLENINDVYMHIFGSNLDFTLPTNLEYMGQFDNDTLISKLNTGYGLLWDSDGIDNTKFKTYEKYNWQYKLSLYLASGIIPIADTNSNVGIWLNNNKCGLTLDILEELNNSIMAISKSQYGQLQSNVRIQQHRLREGYYTKELISSIEYELNKKF